A stretch of Chitinophaga caeni DNA encodes these proteins:
- a CDS encoding lysophospholipid acyltransferase family protein — MNWFKNVLGRVYAVYGIILFVLTMLIMLLPIWIVSRLHDPRKTRYFLILARGWMAVYMPLVFCPVRRKGLEYFKKGETYIVVCNHNSLLDVPVTSPGVPGGNKTLAKIELAKIPIFGMMYKIGSVLVDRTSDKSRKDSIDEMKAVLNMGMHMVLFPEGTRNRTDYPLKSFYNGAFALAIETGRPIIPGIVFNTRKILTPGKFFFAIPHAIQFHFLPPIETKGLNKNDLPALKDKIFVMMWEYYGQHAAALA, encoded by the coding sequence ATGAATTGGTTTAAAAATGTACTTGGCCGCGTGTATGCCGTGTACGGGATTATATTGTTTGTCCTGACCATGCTAATCATGTTGCTCCCCATCTGGATCGTATCACGACTCCACGACCCCAGGAAGACCCGGTATTTTCTCATCCTGGCAAGGGGCTGGATGGCTGTTTATATGCCCTTGGTTTTTTGTCCTGTCAGGCGTAAAGGATTGGAGTATTTCAAGAAAGGGGAAACTTATATCGTGGTTTGTAACCACAACTCGTTACTCGATGTACCCGTAACTTCTCCCGGCGTACCTGGTGGCAATAAAACTTTAGCTAAAATAGAATTGGCGAAGATCCCCATCTTCGGCATGATGTACAAAATCGGTAGCGTATTAGTGGACCGCACCAGCGATAAAAGCAGGAAGGACAGTATCGATGAAATGAAAGCCGTTTTAAACATGGGTATGCACATGGTCCTGTTCCCGGAAGGAACCCGCAACAGGACGGATTACCCGTTAAAATCTTTCTATAATGGCGCCTTCGCATTGGCCATTGAAACCGGTAGGCCCATTATCCCCGGAATCGTTTTCAATACGAGGAAAATTTTGACCCCGGGCAAATTTTTCTTCGCCATCCCCCATGCTATCCAGTTCCACTTCCTTCCTCCCATCGAAACCAAGGGGCTCAACAAAAATGATTTACCAGCCCTGAAAGACAAAATCTTCGTCATGATGTGGGAATATTACGGCCAACACGCTGCCGCGCTCGCTTAA
- a CDS encoding TonB-dependent receptor encodes MKRILASIGLAITLCILSPTLFAQQKFTVSGYVKDAKNGESLIGISISIAGTSTGTISNEYGFYSLTLPAGEHELQYSYIGYSTQKMKVLLDSNKKIDIKLETSNSQLNEVVITGKEQDKNINTIATSVNRLDIKELKQLPTFMGEVDVLRAIQTLPGVTTVGEGSSGFNVRGGATDENLILLDEAPVYNATHMLGFFSVFNPDAVKSLNLMKGGFPAEYGGRTSSVLDIRMKDGNNQNFTMNGGISNVFSRLSLEGPIKKDKSSFIVAARRSYIDVLMKPFLKGDLKDTKLYFYDLTAKANFKLNKNNSLFVSGYFGRDVFGFGKQAKFDWGNTTTTVRWNHIFNDRLFLNMTTYYSQYDYSLSFSTKPEEDTQQGYDWTSNIINYGVKPAFTYYINSNNTLHFGLQSVYYTFKPGKGVGSEDDRKNVIELQHQHALESGLYLDHEFKIGNKFGIQYGARVSGFQYMGKGTAYYYADTTAGIRKRLVGSKEYGSGEVIKDYYYFEPRLSTKLSVSPTSTVKLAYARTTQFMHQLSNTASPTPLDIWTPSTNNVEPQVADQVTAGYFYATPNNAIEISAEVFYKWMDNQLDYINNAKLQLNQYIEADLLPSKGRAYGLELYAKKELGKTTGWISYTLSRTERKTEGISLNEWYLNRYDRTHNLNMVVNHSLSKRSSVSANFVYASGTPGTYADARLEFQDWDIPYNTTDKRNNYRLPAFHRLDLSYTLKGKHKKRWQGEWVFSIYNVYARRNAYTIYFKQDADDPSKKEAVRMSIIGSIIPGITYNFKF; translated from the coding sequence ATGAAAAGGATTTTAGCTAGTATAGGATTGGCTATTACATTATGTATATTGTCGCCCACCCTCTTTGCACAGCAAAAATTTACGGTCAGCGGATACGTAAAAGATGCTAAAAACGGGGAAAGCCTGATCGGGATTTCGATCTCTATCGCCGGGACTTCCACGGGAACGATTAGCAATGAATACGGGTTTTACTCCCTGACATTACCTGCCGGGGAACATGAACTACAATATTCTTATATCGGTTACAGCACCCAAAAAATGAAGGTGCTGCTGGATAGCAATAAAAAGATTGATATCAAGTTAGAAACCTCTAACAGTCAACTCAACGAAGTGGTGATTACCGGCAAGGAACAAGATAAGAATATCAACACCATCGCTACCAGCGTAAACCGTTTAGACATTAAGGAACTTAAACAACTACCCACATTCATGGGCGAGGTGGATGTTTTGCGGGCTATACAAACTTTACCCGGGGTTACTACCGTGGGAGAAGGTTCATCCGGTTTCAACGTTCGCGGTGGCGCTACCGATGAAAACCTGATACTGCTCGATGAAGCGCCCGTATATAATGCAACGCATATGCTCGGTTTTTTCTCCGTATTTAATCCCGATGCCGTGAAAAGCCTCAACCTGATGAAAGGCGGATTCCCGGCTGAATACGGGGGGAGAACATCTTCCGTTTTAGACATAAGAATGAAGGATGGGAACAACCAGAACTTCACGATGAACGGGGGGATCAGCAATGTTTTCAGTCGCCTCAGCCTGGAAGGCCCCATCAAAAAAGACAAGTCATCATTTATCGTGGCGGCACGCCGTTCGTATATCGATGTATTAATGAAACCATTCTTGAAAGGAGATTTGAAAGATACCAAGTTGTACTTCTACGACCTCACCGCGAAAGCAAATTTTAAGCTGAATAAAAATAACAGCTTATTCGTTAGCGGCTATTTCGGAAGGGATGTTTTCGGGTTTGGCAAACAAGCAAAATTCGATTGGGGAAATACGACTACGACCGTACGTTGGAACCATATTTTCAACGACCGTTTGTTCCTTAACATGACAACCTATTATAGTCAATATGATTATTCTCTCAGCTTCTCGACTAAACCGGAAGAAGATACGCAACAAGGCTATGATTGGACTTCCAACATCATTAACTACGGTGTGAAACCCGCCTTCACATATTACATCAACTCGAACAATACCTTACATTTCGGTTTACAAAGCGTGTATTACACTTTTAAGCCGGGAAAAGGCGTTGGCTCTGAAGATGACCGGAAAAACGTGATCGAATTACAACATCAACATGCCTTGGAATCAGGCCTGTATTTAGATCATGAATTTAAAATCGGTAATAAGTTCGGCATTCAATACGGTGCGCGTGTTTCAGGATTCCAGTACATGGGTAAAGGAACAGCTTACTACTATGCCGACACCACTGCCGGTATTCGTAAACGCCTCGTAGGATCCAAAGAGTACGGTTCAGGTGAAGTGATCAAAGATTATTATTACTTCGAACCGAGGTTATCGACCAAATTATCGGTCAGCCCAACTTCAACCGTGAAATTAGCATATGCCCGCACGACCCAGTTCATGCACCAGTTATCAAATACGGCTTCCCCAACCCCTTTAGACATTTGGACGCCAAGTACCAACAACGTGGAACCGCAGGTGGCAGACCAGGTAACGGCAGGGTATTTCTATGCAACACCTAACAACGCCATCGAGATTTCGGCAGAGGTATTTTATAAATGGATGGATAACCAGCTAGATTATATCAACAATGCCAAGTTACAACTGAACCAATATATAGAAGCAGATTTATTGCCATCGAAAGGTAGGGCTTACGGCTTGGAATTATATGCGAAGAAAGAACTGGGAAAAACTACGGGCTGGATCAGTTATACCCTTTCGCGTACGGAGAGAAAAACAGAAGGAATCAGTTTGAATGAATGGTATCTGAACCGCTACGATCGCACCCATAACCTGAATATGGTCGTGAATCACAGCTTGAGCAAAAGAAGCAGCGTTTCAGCGAACTTCGTATACGCTTCCGGCACACCGGGTACTTATGCCGATGCCCGCTTGGAATTCCAAGACTGGGATATTCCTTACAACACCACTGATAAACGAAATAATTACCGTTTGCCGGCATTCCACCGTTTAGATTTATCATATACCCTCAAAGGAAAACATAAGAAACGTTGGCAAGGAGAATGGGTTTTTTCAATCTATAACGTTTACGCCAGGAGAAATGCTTACACGATCTATTTCAAACAGGATGCAGATGATCCTTCCAAGAAAGAAGCCGTCCGCATGTCGATCATCGGTAGCATCATCCCCGGTATTACTTACAATTTCAAATTTTAA
- a CDS encoding DUF4249 domain-containing protein → MKKLLYSSVIIGIIGLFSACEDTVDLDIPDGKVYPVVDAWLTNTPGAQAIRISETVPYTSADPAPNIADAQVIVTDLSTSATYEFLYDNGKYWHDPGANNSIITLGHIYKLSITLDGELFEATDTVKRVPPIDSITYEFKTEEESISNKEGYYARFWGRDIAGDMPDYYWVSGYRNNMDRKLTNVFAIDASFEAGLADSAIFIQPISEGITDYDKPYQKDETIIARLASLSKPSYDFLTHVDAQVNNGGLFATILENVGTNLKNSDAGSTKKVLGWFGVSAVSIKQKLVE, encoded by the coding sequence ATGAAAAAGTTATTATATAGCAGCGTCATCATTGGAATCATCGGTTTATTCAGCGCATGTGAAGATACGGTCGACCTGGATATTCCGGATGGGAAAGTTTACCCGGTAGTTGATGCATGGTTGACGAATACTCCCGGTGCGCAGGCCATCAGGATTAGTGAAACAGTGCCTTATACCAGCGCGGATCCGGCACCCAATATTGCAGATGCACAGGTGATCGTAACCGATTTAAGTACTTCTGCGACCTACGAGTTTCTTTACGACAACGGCAAATATTGGCATGATCCGGGAGCTAATAATTCGATCATCACGTTGGGACATATTTACAAGTTATCTATTACGCTGGATGGTGAACTATTCGAAGCTACCGATACCGTAAAACGTGTTCCGCCGATAGATTCCATCACCTACGAATTTAAAACGGAAGAGGAATCCATCAGTAATAAAGAAGGATATTATGCACGCTTCTGGGGAAGGGATATTGCAGGGGATATGCCCGATTATTATTGGGTAAGCGGTTACCGCAATAACATGGATCGCAAACTCACGAATGTATTTGCCATCGATGCTTCTTTTGAAGCAGGTTTAGCCGATAGCGCCATTTTCATACAACCTATCTCCGAAGGTATTACTGATTACGACAAGCCCTACCAGAAAGATGAAACGATCATCGCGAGATTGGCTTCCCTCAGCAAACCTAGTTATGACTTCCTGACGCATGTAGATGCACAAGTTAATAACGGCGGCCTGTTTGCCACCATATTGGAAAACGTTGGAACGAACCTGAAAAATAGCGATGCCGGAAGTACTAAAAAAGTATTGGGATGGTTCGGGGTTTCCGCGGTAAGTATTAAGCAAAAACTTGTTGAATAA
- a CDS encoding N-acetylmuramoyl-L-alanine amidase, whose product MSWKRLLIAGCSILGLLPLKANPETSPVLPGDQEKPIKTIVIDAGHGGKDHGAIGSYSSEKEVTLAVALKLGKLLEEKMPDVKIYYTRKDDRFDDARLKAKKANEAHGDLFISIHCNSAPKIRKRVGYKTVYRKKKPIKVAKYAYYPNPAKGTETYIWATDRNTAKMESMRGLSSVIMLDANSEESKQVLDTNDPETYIMLATLRNAFFDQSLKLSMLIEDEFTKVGRNSRGARQRNEKGIWVLQATAMPSVLVELGFLSNPDEEKYLNSQDGQNELANGIYRAVKRYKEELEKFSSSPTQNAPVTKNTGEPKAKAAYTQPSQTQHNQFKTQVNLYNEHAPAAKNTKTATATQYGVQLLVSSTNYNTNSSKFKKLGGHVMKETIRVQKKKRYKYTLGPYISKAEAQAAIRKAQRLGFKDAFLVALND is encoded by the coding sequence ATGAGTTGGAAAAGATTGTTGATTGCCGGATGTAGTATCTTGGGATTATTGCCACTTAAGGCAAACCCGGAAACTTCGCCGGTACTGCCGGGAGATCAGGAAAAACCAATTAAAACTATCGTAATTGACGCTGGACACGGGGGAAAGGATCACGGGGCCATCGGTTCTTACTCCTCAGAAAAGGAGGTGACGCTGGCAGTAGCGCTCAAATTGGGCAAGCTGTTAGAAGAAAAGATGCCGGATGTGAAAATTTATTATACACGGAAAGATGATCGTTTCGATGATGCAAGGCTAAAAGCTAAAAAAGCAAATGAAGCCCACGGCGATTTGTTTATTTCTATACATTGTAACTCTGCTCCTAAAATCCGTAAAAGGGTAGGATATAAAACGGTTTACCGCAAGAAAAAACCTATCAAAGTTGCTAAATATGCTTATTATCCTAACCCTGCCAAGGGAACCGAAACTTATATTTGGGCTACGGATAGAAATACTGCCAAGATGGAATCGATGAGGGGGCTGTCTTCCGTAATTATGTTAGATGCCAATTCGGAGGAGTCCAAGCAAGTTCTTGATACCAATGATCCCGAAACATATATCATGTTGGCAACTTTGAGGAATGCCTTCTTCGATCAAAGCTTGAAATTATCAATGCTGATCGAGGATGAATTTACGAAGGTGGGCCGCAATAGCCGCGGAGCTAGGCAAAGGAACGAAAAAGGTATCTGGGTGCTCCAAGCCACGGCCATGCCAAGCGTATTGGTAGAATTGGGTTTCCTCTCCAACCCGGACGAGGAAAAATACCTGAACTCGCAAGATGGTCAGAATGAATTGGCCAACGGCATATACCGCGCCGTGAAGCGTTATAAAGAGGAGCTGGAGAAATTTAGTTCAAGCCCTACCCAAAACGCCCCGGTTACAAAAAATACAGGTGAGCCGAAAGCGAAAGCGGCATATACGCAACCTAGCCAAACACAGCATAACCAGTTCAAAACACAGGTGAATCTATATAACGAGCATGCACCTGCTGCAAAAAATACTAAAACCGCAACTGCTACCCAATACGGGGTGCAGTTGCTGGTTTCCAGCACAAATTATAATACCAATTCCAGCAAATTCAAAAAGCTGGGTGGCCACGTGATGAAAGAAACCATCCGCGTGCAGAAAAAGAAACGCTATAAATACACTTTGGGCCCCTACATATCTAAAGCCGAAGCACAAGCCGCCATTAGGAAAGCCCAACGGTTGGGCTTCAAAGATGCTTTCCTGGTTGCCCTTAATGATTAA
- a CDS encoding carboxymuconolactone decarboxylase family protein, which translates to MEAKINLFSLAKGFTDGLFKTGAYLGKTTLDKKLLELINYKVSQMNGCAYCLDMHSKDAAVLGEEAMRLHTIAAFEECPYYSDAEKAALRFAESLTRAQAPEHLVEDLEQYFSTQEIADLCLAIATINTWNRLNLVFKPVPGTYKPGLFAATN; encoded by the coding sequence ATGGAAGCTAAAATTAATTTATTCTCATTGGCAAAAGGATTTACAGATGGTTTATTCAAAACAGGCGCTTACCTGGGAAAAACCACGCTGGACAAAAAATTATTAGAATTGATCAATTACAAGGTTTCACAAATGAATGGCTGCGCTTATTGTCTTGATATGCACAGCAAAGATGCGGCAGTGCTTGGAGAAGAAGCAATGCGTTTACATACTATTGCAGCATTCGAAGAATGTCCTTATTACTCCGATGCTGAAAAGGCCGCATTAAGGTTTGCAGAATCACTGACAAGAGCGCAAGCACCGGAACACCTGGTCGAAGATTTGGAGCAATACTTCAGTACACAAGAGATAGCCGATTTATGCCTGGCCATCGCGACTATTAATACCTGGAATCGCTTGAACCTGGTATTCAAACCTGTACCGGGTACTTACAAACCGGGCCTCTTCGCTGCAACGAATTAA
- a CDS encoding MlaD family protein: MLKLSNESKVGILTAVGITLLVLGFNLLKGKSLFNDKKTIYAVYKQVNGLQPANTVEVNGLVVGSVQDLDVMDKNAGRILVTLQIDKKIEIPKNSVARISSDLLGTKKVQVEFGNAQEYLESGDTLYAAVDGSISDAVMQQLSPLVSKLQGTLSKVDSVLISVNGLFSVENQQNLSATIANLAPTMRQLDGVTRSLNQKLAENGSIDQTLTNLATFTSNLNSNNEKINNILSNANKAAAALGNGSLDSTLSNLQGAVRALNDLMNSLNTSDGTLGLLLNDKKLYSNLNATMVNLNHLVEDLRYNPNRYVHLSLFGKKNKVLPIPSDSAQ, encoded by the coding sequence ATGCTGAAATTATCTAATGAATCCAAGGTTGGCATATTGACTGCTGTGGGTATCACGCTGTTGGTACTAGGTTTTAATCTGTTGAAAGGAAAGAGTCTTTTTAATGATAAAAAGACCATATATGCTGTTTATAAACAAGTGAACGGTTTGCAACCAGCCAATACTGTCGAAGTAAATGGTCTCGTAGTGGGGAGTGTCCAAGATTTAGACGTGATGGATAAGAACGCGGGGCGCATCTTGGTAACTTTGCAAATTGATAAAAAAATAGAGATCCCTAAAAACTCCGTGGCGAGGATCAGTAGTGATTTACTGGGTACGAAGAAAGTGCAGGTGGAGTTTGGAAATGCACAGGAGTACCTTGAAAGCGGTGATACCCTGTATGCAGCCGTTGACGGATCAATCTCCGATGCTGTTATGCAGCAACTAAGTCCCTTAGTTTCTAAATTACAGGGGACTTTATCGAAAGTAGACAGCGTGCTGATATCTGTAAATGGATTGTTTAGCGTTGAAAATCAACAAAATCTCTCCGCAACAATCGCTAACCTGGCGCCCACGATGCGGCAGCTTGACGGTGTAACCCGGTCGCTGAACCAGAAATTAGCCGAAAATGGTAGTATCGATCAAACGCTTACTAACTTGGCTACTTTCACCTCGAACCTTAATTCGAACAACGAAAAAATCAATAATATCCTTTCTAATGCGAATAAAGCCGCCGCTGCATTAGGTAATGGCAGCCTAGACTCCACATTATCTAACTTACAGGGCGCCGTTAGAGCATTGAACGATTTAATGAACAGCCTGAATACTTCCGATGGCACCCTGGGCTTATTATTGAATGATAAGAAGCTCTATTCTAATCTAAATGCGACCATGGTTAACCTAAATCACCTGGTGGAAGATTTAAGATATAATCCGAATAGGTACGTTCATTTATCATTATTTGGCAAAAAAAATAAGGTGTTGCCTATTCCTTCAGATTCGGCACAATAG
- the ung gene encoding uracil-DNA glycosylase → MADVTINESWKTVLKDEFNQLYFEQIVMFLKHEKALNKTIYPPGGLIFNAFDKTPFDQVKVVILGQDPYHGAGQAHGLCFSVQPGVKPPPSLVNIYKELHQDIGMPIPSTGDLTPWAEQGVLLLNAILTVRANEPASHSKIGWETFTNAVIKKISDLKTGVVFILWGRFAQEKQIFIDATKHHILKAPHPSPFSANSGFFGCKHFSKTNDLLIKEGNTPINWQL, encoded by the coding sequence ATGGCGGATGTTACAATTAACGAATCTTGGAAAACGGTTTTAAAGGATGAATTTAACCAGTTGTATTTTGAACAAATCGTGATGTTCCTCAAGCATGAAAAGGCTTTAAACAAAACGATATACCCTCCCGGCGGACTTATTTTTAACGCTTTCGATAAAACGCCTTTCGACCAGGTCAAGGTCGTGATACTCGGTCAAGATCCTTATCATGGTGCAGGACAGGCGCATGGATTATGCTTTTCCGTACAGCCGGGCGTAAAACCGCCGCCATCACTCGTAAATATCTACAAAGAATTACATCAAGATATTGGCATGCCTATTCCGAGCACGGGAGATTTGACTCCCTGGGCGGAACAAGGCGTACTGCTCTTAAACGCGATCCTTACCGTACGCGCCAATGAACCGGCTTCCCATTCTAAAATCGGTTGGGAAACCTTCACCAACGCCGTAATTAAAAAGATTTCGGACCTTAAAACAGGGGTTGTCTTTATCCTTTGGGGAAGATTTGCACAGGAGAAGCAAATATTCATCGATGCCACCAAACATCATATTCTTAAAGCCCCTCACCCCTCACCATTCAGCGCAAATAGCGGCTTCTTCGGTTGTAAACATTTCTCTAAAACCAACGATTTACTGATCAAGGAAGGCAATACTCCCATTAATTGGCAATTATAA
- a CDS encoding Panacea domain-containing protein, with product MVYPSRAIANYFIRESLRSGVELTPMKLIKLCYIAHGWRLGLYHQELINEGVQAWKYGPVVESIYDDFRHYGTHQITALKANDSYDQDYPMPGEDVLPLLKKVWEVYNKYSGLQLSAMTHQDGTPWDLVWNREGGKDRHAAIIPNNLIQQHYQHKIRDTQFNHGNDSSKPYPNNS from the coding sequence ATGGTATACCCATCCCGAGCGATCGCCAATTATTTTATCCGTGAAAGTTTACGTTCAGGTGTTGAATTAACCCCGATGAAGTTAATCAAGCTTTGTTATATAGCCCATGGATGGAGATTGGGATTGTATCATCAAGAATTGATCAATGAAGGGGTACAGGCTTGGAAATATGGCCCCGTAGTTGAAAGTATTTATGATGATTTCAGGCATTACGGGACGCACCAGATCACGGCCTTGAAAGCTAATGATTCTTATGATCAGGATTATCCTATGCCTGGTGAAGATGTATTACCCCTATTGAAGAAAGTTTGGGAAGTGTACAATAAGTACAGCGGTTTGCAACTCAGTGCCATGACACATCAAGATGGTACGCCCTGGGATCTTGTTTGGAACCGTGAAGGGGGAAAAGACAGGCATGCCGCTATCATCCCGAACAACCTGATTCAACAACATTACCAGCACAAAATCAGAGATACTCAATTTAACCATGGAAACGACTCGTCCAAACCCTATCCCAACAACTCCTAG
- a CDS encoding putative LPS assembly protein LptD, translating to MLLFAIFLGLPFIFSDSFGNGKLNRAHTFNIFFTDTITPGTITKDTIPKSKIDSLKKDSLLSQSEIFEDSISKIKPVLEISDTTPIIEDSSLTRVDTVHYYRLSPDSLDSRVTFRAKDSIVMYFKKKKFYLYNDAETNYKDLKLTAAQMNFSQETGTMEAINVTDSTGKKIGQPVFVSGGQETKSDTIRYNFESQKAKIYETKAIYGEGFVASEQIKKMSDDVIFGFKNGYTTCNLDTPHFAFRAKKIKVITNKLIVSGPANLEIEGIPTPLFIPFAIFPITQGQSSGILPPQYVVNAMKGIGLENGGYYLGLGEYLDVTVRGNVYSYGSWGLSMNPTYRKRYKYNGGFTVSLSNTRTGDPAVKQDFVKSKDFAVTWNHSMDSKARPGTNFNASVNVRTSSYNQYNVTDYQTRLTNTLSSSISYSKSWAGKPYNLTLSAGHSQNTSTREMTISLPQATFTVNTLYPFQSKDGVTQNKWYEKLGIGYSVNMTNRTRFTDSLFGKQEMFDNLQTGFQHQVPISFSIPVLKNFTLSPSVSYGERWYTKRTVRSYNESLNKVDTAYEGGFYAIRNVSTGISLSTALYGMYAFKKNMKVDRIRHVMRPTVSLSYTPDLNRGAFYNLRYDTAASAVTRVSYYDDAVYGAPSYGTFAGLSFGLDNNLEMRVRSDKDSTGSKKIKLLDGFGFNGSYNLVADSFQLSTIQLYARTNLFDKLNISFNGTIDPYQLDSLGRRIDKYTWQGGQGFKVGRLTNAGVSLSTSFQSGDKKSKQKEQMKDQIENTESNDAMLEAQRRQMEMIRANPGEYVDFDIPWRLDLSYSLQFNRGRTSDYRRDTTIFTQSLNFNGDFSLTPKWKVGMTSGYDFRNHELTYTTMYITRDMHCWQMSINLVPFGSYRQFSITINPKAGILRDLRINRTRQFMDY from the coding sequence TTGCTGTTATTTGCTATTTTTCTCGGGCTGCCTTTCATATTCTCGGACAGCTTTGGCAATGGCAAGTTAAATCGTGCACATACTTTTAACATTTTTTTTACAGATACGATTACACCGGGAACTATTACTAAAGACACCATCCCGAAGTCTAAAATCGATTCTCTTAAGAAAGATTCCCTCCTTAGCCAATCTGAAATATTCGAGGATTCCATCAGCAAAATTAAGCCGGTACTTGAAATTTCAGACACTACGCCCATTATCGAAGATTCCTCTCTCACCCGTGTAGATACGGTTCATTATTATAGGCTCTCCCCGGACAGCCTAGATTCCCGTGTCACTTTTAGAGCCAAGGACTCGATCGTGATGTATTTTAAAAAGAAGAAATTTTATTTATATAACGACGCCGAAACGAATTATAAAGATCTTAAGTTGACGGCAGCCCAAATGAATTTTTCCCAGGAAACGGGTACTATGGAAGCCATCAATGTTACCGACTCCACCGGGAAAAAAATAGGGCAACCCGTATTCGTATCGGGCGGGCAAGAAACAAAATCCGATACCATCCGTTACAATTTCGAATCCCAAAAAGCCAAAATCTACGAAACAAAAGCTATCTACGGTGAAGGTTTCGTTGCCAGCGAACAGATTAAAAAGATGTCGGATGATGTGATCTTCGGCTTCAAAAATGGATATACCACCTGTAACCTTGATACGCCGCACTTCGCTTTCAGGGCCAAGAAAATTAAGGTTATTACCAATAAACTGATCGTTTCCGGCCCGGCTAATCTCGAAATTGAAGGAATACCGACACCCCTGTTTATTCCTTTCGCGATATTCCCAATCACCCAAGGACAGAGTTCCGGTATTTTACCGCCTCAATACGTGGTCAATGCGATGAAAGGGATCGGCCTAGAAAACGGAGGTTATTATCTAGGGTTGGGAGAATACCTGGATGTAACTGTTAGGGGCAATGTTTATTCTTACGGGAGCTGGGGTTTGAGTATGAACCCAACTTACCGCAAACGGTATAAATACAACGGCGGGTTCACGGTTTCATTGTCAAATACCCGTACGGGTGATCCCGCGGTAAAGCAAGATTTTGTTAAGTCTAAGGACTTTGCAGTGACCTGGAATCATAGCATGGACAGTAAAGCCCGTCCCGGAACAAATTTTAATGCGAGCGTAAACGTCAGGACATCGTCTTATAACCAGTATAATGTTACAGATTATCAAACAAGGCTTACCAATACCTTGAGTTCATCGATATCTTACAGCAAAAGCTGGGCAGGGAAACCTTATAATTTAACATTGTCGGCCGGGCATTCACAAAATACGAGTACCCGCGAGATGACGATCAGCCTACCGCAAGCCACCTTTACGGTTAATACTTTGTACCCATTCCAGAGTAAAGACGGTGTTACACAAAATAAATGGTATGAAAAGCTGGGCATCGGTTATTCCGTGAATATGACGAATAGAACACGCTTCACGGATTCGCTCTTCGGCAAACAGGAAATGTTTGATAACCTGCAAACCGGTTTTCAACACCAGGTGCCGATTAGCTTTTCCATCCCTGTGCTGAAGAATTTCACCTTGTCGCCCAGCGTAAGTTATGGTGAAAGATGGTACACCAAAAGAACGGTAAGGAGCTATAATGAATCATTAAACAAGGTAGATACCGCCTATGAAGGCGGATTTTATGCCATACGGAATGTAAGTACCGGCATCTCTTTATCAACCGCCTTGTACGGAATGTATGCCTTCAAGAAAAACATGAAGGTTGACAGGATTCGCCATGTCATGCGTCCTACGGTATCTTTATCTTATACCCCGGATTTAAACCGGGGCGCTTTCTATAATTTACGTTATGATACGGCAGCTTCAGCAGTGACGAGGGTTTCTTATTACGATGATGCCGTGTATGGAGCACCATCCTATGGAACTTTTGCCGGCTTGAGCTTCGGTTTGGATAATAACTTGGAAATGCGGGTGCGTTCGGATAAAGATTCTACCGGCAGCAAAAAGATTAAATTGCTGGACGGCTTCGGGTTCAACGGCTCCTATAACCTGGTTGCCGACTCATTCCAATTGTCAACTATCCAACTATATGCCCGTACGAATTTATTCGATAAGCTCAATATCTCTTTCAACGGAACGATTGACCCGTACCAACTGGATTCACTGGGACGCAGAATTGATAAATATACCTGGCAAGGTGGGCAAGGATTTAAAGTAGGTAGATTAACGAATGCCGGGGTTTCCTTGAGTACTTCCTTTCAAAGTGGCGACAAGAAGAGCAAGCAGAAAGAGCAGATGAAAGATCAGATTGAGAATACGGAATCCAATGATGCGATGTTAGAAGCGCAACGGAGGCAGATGGAAATGATCCGCGCTAATCCCGGTGAGTACGTGGATTTCGATATCCCTTGGCGTTTGGATCTATCTTATAGTTTGCAATTCAACAGGGGGCGCACGAGCGATTACCGCCGCGATACTACGATATTCACACAATCTTTAAACTTCAATGGAGATTTCAGCCTGACCCCAAAATGGAAAGTAGGCATGACGAGTGGATATGACTTCAGGAACCACGAACTGACATATACAACGATGTATATCACGAGAGATATGCACTGTTGGCAGATGTCGATCAACTTGGTACCATTCGGCTCCTACCGCCAGTTTAGCATCACGATTAATCCTAAAGCCGGTATCTTAAGGGATTTGAGGATTAACCGAACGCGGCAGTTTATGGATTATTAG